From Micromonospora nigra, one genomic window encodes:
- a CDS encoding PP2C family protein-serine/threonine phosphatase yields MTLILRSAILNDIGLIRTNNEDSALAGDRLVAVADGMGGLPAGEVASEIVIRILDELIPPTAPDAAADALRAVVSTANQRIHAAITADPARDGMGTTLTAGLLAGNTLVLAQVGDSRCYLLRDGELTQLTRDDTFVQALVDQGALTRDQARHHPQRSLVTRAVQGSDAPPAIGALTVLAGDRLLLCSDGLSDYVEDASIASALASYSDRQHCGEQLVKLAHQAGAPDNVTVVISDIVED; encoded by the coding sequence ATGACGCTGATCCTCCGCTCGGCCATCCTCAACGACATCGGCCTGATCCGGACCAACAACGAGGACTCCGCCCTCGCCGGCGACCGCCTCGTCGCGGTCGCGGACGGCATGGGTGGACTGCCCGCGGGCGAGGTGGCGAGCGAGATCGTCATCCGGATTCTCGACGAACTGATCCCGCCGACCGCTCCCGACGCCGCCGCCGACGCCCTGCGGGCCGTGGTCAGCACCGCCAACCAGCGCATCCACGCCGCCATCACCGCCGACCCCGCCCGCGACGGCATGGGTACGACGCTGACGGCCGGGCTGCTCGCCGGGAACACGCTGGTGCTGGCCCAGGTCGGCGACTCCCGCTGCTACCTGCTGCGTGACGGCGAGCTGACCCAGCTCACCCGGGACGACACCTTCGTCCAGGCGCTGGTGGACCAGGGGGCGCTCACCCGCGACCAGGCCCGGCACCACCCGCAGCGGTCCCTGGTCACCCGCGCCGTGCAGGGCTCCGACGCGCCGCCCGCGATCGGCGCGCTCACCGTCCTGGCCGGCGACCGGCTGCTGCTGTGCAGCGACGGGCTGTCCGACTACGTGGAGGACGCCTCGATCGCCTCGGCGCTGGCCTCGTACTCCGATCGCCAGCACTGCGGCGAGCAGCTCGTCAAGCTCGCCCACCAGGCCGGCGCACCGGACAACGTCACCGTCGTGATCTCCGACATCGTCGAGGACTGA
- a CDS encoding FadR/GntR family transcriptional regulator — translation MTPSDDPAAVPPRGQRVRDTIAQLRERILGGEWPVGGRIPTEPQLVAALGVGRNTVREAVRALAHAGVLECRQGSGTYVVSTDELAPVVARRLTDDRTAEVVEVRRAFEVEAARLAALRRTPDDLAALDDALAAREAAWRGGRVDEFVEADAALHTAVVAAAHNRMLAELYASVGTALRRTIATAMGDTLEPERHVDHARLVAAIRAGDPERAAVEAGAFLEPPPGA, via the coding sequence GTGACACCGTCGGATGACCCCGCCGCCGTACCCCCGCGCGGGCAGCGGGTGCGCGACACGATCGCCCAGCTCCGGGAACGCATCCTGGGCGGCGAGTGGCCGGTGGGCGGACGGATCCCCACCGAGCCGCAGCTCGTCGCCGCCCTCGGCGTGGGGCGCAACACCGTCCGCGAGGCCGTCCGGGCGCTGGCACACGCCGGGGTGCTCGAGTGCCGGCAGGGCTCCGGCACGTACGTGGTGTCGACCGACGAACTGGCTCCCGTGGTGGCCCGTCGGCTCACCGACGACCGCACGGCAGAGGTCGTCGAGGTGCGCCGCGCCTTCGAGGTGGAGGCGGCGCGGCTGGCCGCGCTGCGGCGTACCCCCGACGACCTGGCGGCCCTCGACGACGCGCTCGCCGCCCGCGAGGCGGCCTGGCGCGGCGGCCGGGTCGACGAGTTCGTCGAGGCCGACGCCGCCCTGCACACGGCGGTGGTCGCCGCCGCGCACAACCGCATGCTCGCCGAGCTGTACGCCTCGGTCGGCACCGCCCTGCGCCGCACCATCGCCACGGCCATGGGCGACACGCTGGAGCCCGAACGCCACGTCGACCACGCCCGACTGGTGGCGGCGATCCGGGCCGGCGACCCGGAGCGCGCGGCGGTCGAGGCCGGCGCTTTTCTGGAGCCCCCGCCCGGGGCATAG
- a CDS encoding helix-turn-helix domain-containing protein, whose product MPQPSPAHRTADEPDRPVPPSPEADAGTVGTRVRRLREERGMSLSALARLAGVGKATLSGLERGTRNPTLETLYAVTAQLGVPLTAVLSSPTAGPTVRGAAVAATLLEVFDDADATYELYRMRVSPGPGQLSPAHQPGVTEHVTVFAGVLRAGPTDAPLTATAGGHLRWNADVPHGYAAVGDEEVAASLLLRYPRRRP is encoded by the coding sequence ATGCCGCAGCCGTCACCAGCCCACCGAACGGCCGACGAACCCGACCGTCCCGTCCCGCCGAGCCCCGAGGCGGACGCCGGGACCGTCGGCACCCGGGTCCGCAGGCTGCGCGAGGAGCGGGGCATGTCGTTGTCGGCGCTGGCTCGACTCGCCGGGGTCGGCAAGGCGACCCTGTCCGGGCTGGAACGCGGCACCCGCAACCCGACCCTGGAGACGCTGTACGCGGTGACCGCGCAACTCGGCGTACCCCTGACGGCCGTGCTGTCCAGCCCGACCGCCGGTCCCACCGTGCGCGGCGCGGCGGTCGCCGCGACCCTGCTGGAGGTCTTCGACGACGCGGACGCCACCTACGAGCTGTACCGGATGCGGGTCAGCCCCGGGCCGGGTCAGCTCTCCCCGGCCCACCAGCCCGGGGTCACCGAACACGTCACGGTCTTCGCGGGCGTGCTACGCGCCGGGCCGACCGACGCGCCGCTCACCGCCACGGCGGGCGGACACCTGCGCTGGAACGCCGACGTGCCGCACGGGTACGCCGCCGTCGGCGACGAGGAGGTCGCCGCCAGTCTGCTGCTGCGCTACCCGCGCCGACGGCCATGA
- a CDS encoding STAS domain-containing protein, which produces MSLTVHTEQRGDVVVVAVAGELDMATAPQLQDQITDLLDKGRSRLVFDLAEVSFCDSTGLSVFVRAKNSCDEAGGVVRLAAPQRGVLRILEVSGLVEVLHTYPTVDQAVAGDPTPASS; this is translated from the coding sequence ATGTCCCTGACGGTGCACACGGAACAGCGTGGCGACGTGGTCGTCGTGGCGGTGGCGGGCGAACTGGACATGGCGACCGCTCCGCAGTTGCAGGACCAGATCACGGATCTGCTCGACAAGGGCCGCAGCCGTCTCGTGTTCGACCTGGCGGAGGTCTCGTTCTGCGACTCGACCGGGCTGTCGGTGTTCGTCCGGGCCAAGAACAGCTGCGACGAGGCCGGTGGCGTGGTGCGCCTGGCCGCTCCGCAGCGCGGGGTGCTGCGCATCCTTGAGGTGAGCGGCCTGGTCGAGGTGCTGCACACCTACCCGACGGTCGACCAGGCCGTCGCGGGCGACCCCACTCCGGCCTCCTCCTGA
- the mscL gene encoding large conductance mechanosensitive channel protein MscL, protein MLKGFKDFIMRGNVVDLSVGIVIGAAFTAVVTSLTNAFLKPLITLFVLLLTDSPDGIDGAVWTVRGVEFDWITFVNAVITFVLTAAALYFLVVFPMNRLAERRKRGEEPPPAAPSEEVKLLTEIRDALVAAGHNTPGQQRGALDDVLGRREEPPTGR, encoded by the coding sequence ATGCTCAAGGGCTTCAAAGACTTCATCATGCGCGGCAACGTCGTCGACCTGTCGGTCGGTATCGTCATCGGCGCGGCGTTCACGGCGGTGGTCACCTCGCTGACCAACGCGTTCCTCAAGCCGCTGATCACGCTGTTCGTGCTGCTGCTCACCGACAGTCCGGACGGAATCGACGGGGCGGTGTGGACGGTCCGCGGTGTCGAGTTCGACTGGATCACCTTCGTCAACGCGGTGATCACGTTCGTGCTCACCGCGGCGGCGCTGTACTTCCTGGTGGTGTTCCCGATGAACCGGCTGGCCGAGCGGCGCAAGCGGGGCGAGGAGCCGCCGCCGGCCGCGCCCAGCGAGGAGGTCAAGCTGCTCACCGAGATCCGGGACGCGCTGGTCGCCGCCGGCCACAACACGCCCGGTCAACAGCGCGGCGCCCTGGACGACGTGCTCGGCCGGCGGGAGGAACCGCCCACCGGGCGCTGA
- a CDS encoding benzoate/H(+) symporter BenE family transporter gives MVGRTQPVLAGVVTALVGFASSFTVVLAGLRAVGATDAQAASGLLVLCVASGVCAAWLGLRHRLPMSVAWSTPGAALLVATGPVPGGWPVAVGAFLVSSLLIVAAGLFPALGRAVAAIPRPVAGAMLAGVLLPLCTAPVRALVEVPALAAPVVLAWLVLHRLARRWAVPGALAVAVVAIAATTPAAALDPAGLRPVLELTAPAWSLPALVGLALPLFLVTMAAQNVPGTAVLVGYGYRPPLGSALRTTGLVGAVAAPAGGHAVNLAAITAALAAGPDAHPDPERRWIASVTAGAGLALLGLGAGLATTLVALSPPVLVEAVAGLALLGALATALSSALAEPADREAAVITFVVTASGVSLLGVGGAFWGLVAGLGMLLLFRRRGTPLVRRPRTPSTRAPGTPPSDRAPVAAGGPGSGSGGGGAVTPPDAGRPPERRDEPARR, from the coding sequence ATGGTCGGGCGTACGCAACCGGTGCTGGCCGGCGTGGTGACCGCGCTGGTCGGCTTCGCCAGTTCCTTCACCGTCGTGCTGGCCGGGCTGCGTGCCGTCGGCGCCACCGACGCCCAGGCGGCCTCGGGCCTGCTCGTGCTCTGCGTCGCCTCCGGCGTCTGCGCGGCCTGGCTCGGCCTGCGGCACCGGCTGCCGATGAGCGTCGCCTGGTCGACACCCGGCGCGGCCCTGCTCGTCGCCACCGGCCCGGTGCCCGGCGGCTGGCCCGTCGCCGTGGGCGCGTTCCTCGTCTCCAGTCTGCTGATCGTGGCCGCCGGCCTGTTCCCGGCGCTCGGTCGGGCGGTCGCCGCGATCCCCCGCCCGGTCGCCGGGGCGATGCTCGCCGGAGTGCTGCTGCCGTTGTGCACCGCCCCCGTCCGGGCCCTCGTCGAGGTGCCCGCGCTGGCCGCCCCGGTGGTGCTGGCCTGGCTGGTGCTGCACCGCCTCGCCCGCCGGTGGGCGGTGCCCGGCGCGCTCGCCGTGGCCGTGGTGGCGATCGCGGCGACCACGCCCGCCGCCGCGCTCGACCCCGCCGGCCTGCGCCCCGTCCTGGAGTTGACCGCCCCCGCCTGGAGCCTGCCGGCGCTGGTCGGCCTGGCGCTGCCGCTGTTCCTGGTGACCATGGCCGCGCAGAACGTGCCCGGCACGGCCGTGCTCGTCGGCTACGGCTACCGGCCGCCGCTGGGCTCCGCGCTGCGCACCACCGGGCTGGTCGGAGCGGTCGCCGCCCCTGCCGGCGGGCACGCCGTCAACCTCGCGGCGATCACCGCCGCCCTGGCCGCTGGCCCGGACGCGCACCCCGACCCGGAACGTCGGTGGATCGCCTCGGTCACCGCCGGTGCCGGGCTCGCCCTGCTCGGCCTGGGCGCCGGGCTCGCCACCACCCTCGTCGCGCTCTCCCCACCCGTGCTGGTGGAGGCGGTCGCCGGGCTGGCGTTGCTGGGGGCGCTGGCCACCGCGCTGTCGTCGGCGCTGGCCGAACCGGCCGACCGGGAGGCCGCCGTGATCACCTTCGTGGTCACCGCGTCGGGAGTGTCCCTGCTGGGCGTGGGCGGCGCGTTCTGGGGGCTGGTGGCGGGACTGGGGATGCTGCTCCTCTTCCGCCGGCGCGGGACGCCGCTCGTGCGCCGGCCCAGGACACCATCGACGCGGGCGCCGGGGACGCCGCCGTCGGACCGGGCGCCGGTGGCGGCCGGCGGTCCCGGCTCCGGCTCCGGTGGGGGCGGGGCCGTCACTCCTCCGGATGCAGGTCGGCCACCGGAACGCCGAGACGAACCCGCTCGTCGGTGA